In a single window of the Pseudomonadota bacterium genome:
- a CDS encoding NIPSNAP family protein, whose amino-acid sequence MIHELRIYEIFDNTREAFHARFRDHAARLMADHGFTILAMWEAETDRGPEFVYLLAWPDDATRQEAWKTFMANPEWQRIKRDTAAAAPGDLVGEVSSRVLAPAGYGPELGGALD is encoded by the coding sequence ATGATCCACGAGCTCAGAATCTATGAGATCTTCGACAACACAAGGGAAGCCTTCCATGCCCGTTTCCGCGATCATGCCGCGCGTCTGATGGCCGACCACGGCTTCACCATCCTCGCCATGTGGGAGGCAGAAACCGACAGGGGGCCTGAGTTCGTCTATCTCCTCGCCTGGCCCGACGACGCAACGCGCCAGGAGGCCTGGAAGACCTTCATGGCGAACCCGGAGTGGCAACGGATCAAGCGCGACACGGCTGCCGCGGCGCCAGGCGATCTGGTCGGCGAGGTGTCGTCGCGTGTGTTGGCACCGGCCGGGTACGGACCCGAACTGGGCG
- a CDS encoding DMT family transporter, with protein sequence MLAGVAWALLAAVIWGGYLAFARAGVVAGLTAFDIMFIRFAIAGAILAPWFVMAQLTPATRIPWHRACVMALLIGPPFLLLGVGGFAHAPLADAALLQPATLLVGTTALSLWWLNERLRPGQFVAIVIVLCGLALTFGPSLTSLSGRVLLGDLMFVTAALLWALFAILQRRWQIPPLHAAAAVSVLSAVCVVPPYLLARGFAAFGTLSPAALFGQVAVHGILVGIVAIVAFTQSVARLGPQRAALFPALVPGLALVIGLPVTGEIPTAHQWFGLGIVSLGLVLGAVPSSGKMERHSP encoded by the coding sequence ATGCTGGCGGGCGTGGCATGGGCGCTGTTGGCCGCCGTCATCTGGGGCGGCTATCTGGCCTTCGCGCGCGCCGGTGTCGTTGCCGGCCTTACCGCGTTCGACATCATGTTCATCCGTTTCGCTATCGCAGGCGCCATCCTGGCGCCCTGGTTCGTGATGGCCCAGCTCACCCCCGCGACACGCATCCCATGGCACCGGGCATGCGTCATGGCTCTCTTGATCGGACCGCCCTTCTTGCTGCTGGGGGTCGGCGGTTTCGCGCACGCGCCCCTGGCCGACGCCGCCCTGCTGCAGCCGGCGACACTCTTGGTGGGCACAACGGCGCTGTCGCTTTGGTGGCTCAATGAGCGCCTTAGACCGGGACAGTTCGTGGCGATCGTCATCGTTCTCTGTGGCCTGGCTTTGACGTTCGGGCCTTCGCTGACGTCGCTGTCGGGCCGGGTGCTGCTGGGCGACCTCATGTTCGTCACCGCGGCACTTCTGTGGGCCCTCTTCGCCATCCTCCAACGGCGCTGGCAGATCCCGCCGCTTCATGCCGCCGCCGCCGTATCGGTCCTGTCCGCCGTCTGCGTGGTGCCGCCCTATCTCTTGGCTCGCGGCTTCGCAGCCTTCGGGACGCTGTCACCTGCGGCGCTGTTCGGTCAGGTCGCGGTTCACGGCATCCTGGTCGGCATTGTCGCCATCGTCGCGTTCACGCAGTCCGTCGCGCGGCTGGGCCCCCAACGAGCCGCGCTGTTCCCTGCCCTGGTGCCGGGTCTGGCGCTGGTCATCGGGCTGCCGGTGACCGGCGAAATCCCAACCGCCCATCAATGGTTCGGCCTTGGGATCGTCAGCCTCGGCCTCGTCCTGGGCGCGGTCCCGTCATCCGGAAAAATGGAAAGACACTCACCATGA